The Glycine soja cultivar W05 chromosome 6, ASM419377v2, whole genome shotgun sequence genome has a window encoding:
- the LOC114415778 gene encoding NAC domain-containing protein 82-like has translation MAKPKMPGYRFQPTDVELIEYFLKRKVRGKKFPSEIIAEVDLYKFAPWDLPAMSLLKNGDLSWYFFCPRGKKYSTGGRLNRATEAGYWKTTGKDRPIEHNNTVVGMIKTLVFHTGRAPRGDRTDWVMHEFRLDDKVLADEAVSQDAYVICRVYQKEGPGPRNGAQYGKPYDEKEWETDEEIDSVQSAPVAAVCAPVPIQPSESHISVANYTHPSTSGCAGLTSVSCVSELMPSCSTHPSALNNPVDSVSCVSELIPSCSAHPSAPNSQVGSLLCVSELMPSFSPPSTPKNPVYSVSCVSELMPSCLAHLLASNNQVDSVPCVSEFMPSCSAHPSAPNSQVGSVSCVSGLIPSFLAHSSASNNQVGSVPCVPELVPSCLAHPSAPNNQADVGILPFLDCSIEDDDTLAVNENNSIENVDDPDQANNAERGPCSDPHAIFEDLGDLNSLVGLGEGSFSCGQKNEYTTSAMLYTGDIFRSCDHDFLELIDLETPPPLWQNKHGSDSQDK, from the exons atgGCCAAACCAAAAATGCCAGGGTATCGGTTTCAACCCACTGACGTTGAGCTGATTGAGTATTTTCTGAAGAGGAAGGTTCGGGGTAAGAAATTCCCTTCCGAAATAATTGCTGAAGTTGACTTGTACAAGTTTGCTCCGTGGGATCTCCCAG CTATGTCTTTGCTCAAGAATGGGGATTTGAGTTGGTACTTCTTTTGCCCTCGGGGAAAGAAGTATTCGACCGGAGGGAGGTTGAATCGGGCCACCGAGGCTGGGTATTGGAAGACTACTGGGAAGGATAGACCAATTGAACACAATAATACAGTTGTGGGGATGATAAAAACCCTGGTTTTTCACACTGGTAGAGCCCCTAGGGGAGATCGAACTGATTGGGTTATGCATGAATTTAGACTTGATGACAAGGTGCTGGCTGACGAAGCCGTATCACAG GATGCCTATGTGATTTGTAGGGTGTACCAAAAGGAAGGTCCTGGTCCTAGGAATGGTGCACAGTATGGTAAACCATATGATGAGAAGGAGTGGGAAACAGATGAGGAAATTGATTCTGTACAATCTGCCCCTGTTGCTGCCGTTTGTGCACCTGTTCCTATACAACCTAGTGAAAGCCATATTTCTGTTGCTAATTACACCCATCCCTCTACAAGTGGATGTGCTGGATTGACCTCTGTATCATGTGTATCAGAATTGATGCCCTCATGCTCGACACATCCTTCTGCACTAAACAATCCGGTTGACTCTGTATCATGTGTATCAGAATTGATTCCCTCTTGCTCGGCACACCCTTCAGCACCAAACAGTCAAGTTGGCTCTTTATTATGTGTATCAGAATTGATGCCCTCTTTCTCGCCGCCTTCAACACCAAAAAATCCAGTTTACTCTGTATCATGTGTATCAGAATTGATGCCCTCTTGCTTGGCACATCTTTTGGCATCAAACAATCAAGTTGACTCTGTTCCATGTGTTTCAGAATTCATGCCCTCTTGCTCAGCACATCCTTCAGCACCAAACAGTCAAGTTGGCTCTGTATCATGTGTATCAGGATTGATACCCTCTTTCTTGGCACATTCTTCAGCATCAAACAATCAAGTTGGCTCTGTACCATGTGTACCAGAATTGGTGCCCTCTTGCTTGGCACATCCTTCAGCTCCAAATAATCAAGCTGACGTTGGCATTCTACCTTTTCTTGATTGTTCCATAGAAGATGATGACACATTGGCTGTGAATGAAAACAACAGCATTGAG AACGTTGATGATCCTGATCAGGCAAACAATGCAGAACGTGGACCATGTTCAGATCCACATGCTATTTTTGAGGACTTAGGAGACCTTAACAGCTTGGTTGGATTGGGAGAAGGCAGTTTTTCCTGTGGCCAGAAAAATGAATATACTACAAGCGCAATGCTTTATACAGGTGATATATTTAGGTCTTGTGACCATGACTTTTTGGAGTTGATTGACCTAGAGACGCCGCCACCGCTCTGGCAGAATAAACATGGAAGTGATAGCCAAGATAAGTAA
- the LOC114415779 gene encoding BTB/POZ domain-containing protein At2g13690-like, producing the protein MDPHRRHRRRTWCCSFAFPPSSPDNLNSNSSKPAFSLPTSPKSRIPVKIDPRRILSPGRVSPIDSDSVAGEPLPFPPPSTELPRPRSPAATCENRDVRMSLRGNNGGCMVLEVNSEVLCANSEVFAGLIEDYKKGSWSGSGSGSNKMCRIEVPEVDNLGVFRETIELMFENEDGVTKRLLNIGVFRSIDILEVSAGIMFTKGVLSCLQYLEAVPWTEEEEEKLRSLFTRFKFDEATTRDILGRLYLHDSVDSSSQPNVARQLVWSITTCVDNNARNELKTLVKGLLCKSSVYEKNHLDLSKEDLYSVCHSCLDTLISLFEEASDTERLTKKDKNKPLIERISRQVDNINWLLEIMLDGQIAEDFVNIWTDQHQLIKMHENASPMVRYELSRVSAILFVAMATRKLQCRLEARSGLLQAWFRPMLLDFGWLQRCRRGLDIKVLQEAMGQTLLTLPLNQQYMLFMEWFRYFSSHGTECPNLSKAFQIWWRRSFLRGSETDAIETR; encoded by the exons atGGACCCTCACCGCCGGCACCGCCGCCGCACGTGGTGCTGCTCCTTCGCCTTCCCTCCCTCCAGCCCCGACAACCTTAATAGCAACTCCTCCAAACCTGCATTCTCCCTCCCAACCTCCCCCAAATCCCGCATCCCCGTTAAGATCGACCCTCGCCGGATCCTCTCCCCGGGAAGAGTCTCCCCCATCGACTCCGATTCCGTCGCCGGGGAACCTCTCCCCTTTCCCCCTCCCTCGACGGAGTTGCCGCGGCCGCGATCTCCGGCGGCGACCTGCGAGAATAGGGACGTGAGGATGAGCCTTAGAGGGAATAACGGAGGGTGCATGGTTCTGGAAGTGAACTCGGAAGTTCTCTGCGCGAATTCGGAAGTGTTCGCGGGGTTGATAGAGGATTACAAGAAAGGGTCTTGGAGTGGGAGTGGGAGTGGGAGCAACAAAATGTGTAGAATAGAGGTTCCTGAAGTCGATAACTTGGGAGTGTTCAGAGAAACCATTGAGCTTATGTTCGAAAACGAGGATGGCGTCACAAAAAGGCTTCTTAACATTGGCGTTTTTCGATCCATTGACATTTTGGAG GTTTCAGCAGGCATCATGTTCACCAAGGGTGTTTTGTCTTGTTTACAATACCTTGAAGCTGTGCCTTGgactgaagaagaagaagaaaaactgaGAAGTCTATTCACAAGATTCAAGTTTGATGAAGCAACAACAAGAGACATCCTAGGAAGGCTTTACTTGCACGATTCAGTAGATTCTTCTTCCCAGCCTAATGTGGCTCGACAACTTGTATGGTCTATCACCACCTGTGTGGATAACAATGCAAGAAATGAACTAAAGACACTAGTGAAGGGTCTTCTTTGCAAAAGCTCAGTGTATGAGAAGAATCACCTTGACCTCAGCAAGGAGGATCTGTATTCTGTGTGCCACTCATGTCTGGACACATTGATAAGCCTCTTTGAGGAGGCATCTGACACTGAAAGGTTGACAAAGAAAGATAAGAATAAGCCATTGATCGAACGCATCTCAAGACAGGTTGATAACATCAACTGGTTGTTGGAAATCATGCTTGATGGGCAAATAGCAGAGGACTTTGTGAACATATGGACGGATCAGCACCAACTTATCAAAATGCATGAAAATGCATCCCCTATGGTTAGATATGAACTAAGTCGCGTGTCAGCGATTCTCTTTGTTGCCATGGCTACCAGAAAATTGCAATGTCGGTTGGAAGCTCGATCGGGGCTTCTTCAGGCATGGTTCCGGCCTATGCTTTTGGACTTTGGTTGGCTTCAGAGATGTAGAAGAGGGCTTGATATAAAGGTCTTGCAAGAGGCTATGGGTCAAACACTTCTTACTCTACCTCTAAATCAACAATATATGCTCTTCATGGAATGGTTTAGGTATTTCTCAAGCCATGGTACTGAATGTCCGAATCTAAGCAAGGCATTCCAAATTTGGTGGCGCAGATCTTTCTTAAGAGGCTCTGAAACTGATGCCATTGAAACAAGGTAA